The DNA segment TTTCAAAATTGGGGGGTCTGAATTTGAAATGGGTTTTGGCGGTGAGCATGGCTCGACCGAGGGCGGCTACTTCATCCGGCCCAGGCTCCTCCCAGAGGAGTCCGGCAAACCAGGTCAACGGGGCTGTTTCCAGTTCTCCCTGGGCCAACTCCCACAGCTCCATAACATCAAGACCAGCTTGGATTTCCCCACGCCTTTCCTGATGAGTATTCAGGATGTCCTGAACTTCCTGACGGTTGATTTCAGCATGGGCGACCGGTCCCTGCCATGGCAAAAGACGTGACGCCGGGAGTTTGATCTCTCTTTTATTGATGGTCAGGATGCGGAGTTTGCCGGATGCTTCTTCCAGTACCCAGGCCAGTTGTGGTTGGTCGCCGTGCATGAATTCCACGACGGTGCCGGGGCGGACAGTCGGGCTAAGAATCGTCTTTTTCGCCATGTCGCTACTTTATCTTTGAGTGATGTTTGCTGACTTCTACCATGAAAGGGTTGTCAGTGTCAGTGGGCCGGGGTACACAATTGGCATGACTCGGGAAACCATGGAACTTATCGGTATCGTCGCAGGTTTTTGTACCACTGCGTCCTTTTTGCCACAGGTCATAAGGACTTGGAAGTCTCGATCTGTGGATGATATTTCCCTCAAGATGTACATGCTGTTTTGCGTGGGTGTTCTGCTGTGGCTTCTTTACGGGTTTCTGATCGGGTCACTGTCGGTCATTCTTGCCAACTCGGTTACCCTGTTTTTAGCTGGGGCGGTTTTGGTTATGAAAGTCCGTTTTGATCGGGAGAGATAGAGCGCTTCCAATCCTTTTTTTCGAGATGACAGGGCTTCACCGAATCGTGCGTTCAGTGAAGCCTGATGTTTCGTATGCGGCTTGGCTAGTGCTTGAAGGAGCGTTGTCCGGTGAAGACCATGGCAACCTGCGGACTGGCTTCGTTCACGGCAGCAATGACCTCAGAATCACGGATGGAGCCGCCGGGCTGGGCTATGGCGGTAACCCCTTGGTCAATACATAAGTCGACACCATCACGGAATGGGAAGAATCCATCAGAGACGACCACGGAGCCAGGCAAGCCGCCACGAGCTTCCTCGGTGCGTTTTTCTATGTCCGTGAGTTGAGCCTTCATTTCCGGGTCCTTGATAGCTGCCAGTTTCAGTTCGAACAGGGACATGCCTAATTCTTTGGATGACAGCAGATCGGCGTATTTGATGTATGCCTTGGTGGTGGCCAGCAAAACGCAGCCGACGCGGTCCTGCTCTCCGGTCCCAATGGCTGTGGTGACGCCGTCACGCACGAACAGGACGGAGTTGGAAGTCACGCCCGCTTCCACGGCCCACGCAAAGAGCAGGTCTTCTGCTTCCTGCTTGGAAGGAGTTCTCGCCAGGAAGACATTGCCATCCTTTTCGGCCTGGGCCGGGATGAAATCGTCTGTCTTGAGCAGAGCGTTGCGAAAGGAAAACTGGAGAACCATGCCACCATCAGAAAGGGATTTGATATCAAGAAATGGCTGCTGCACAAGCTTTTCCAACTCGGATATCCCAGGGATTTGCAGGATGCGCAAATTCTTTTTCTTTTTGAGTTCTGCCAGGGCATCCGTGTCAAAGTCGGGTGCTGCCACGACTTCAAAATAAACAGAATTGATCAGTTCGGCAGTAGCCAGGTCGAGTGTGCGGTTGACGACGACAGCGCCACCGAAT comes from the Pseudodesulfovibrio piezophilus C1TLV30 genome and includes:
- a CDS encoding IMP cyclohydrolase translates to MSDLKKMYHTLQQDPFPADLKLTLGDQELTFKKRTWEIDGETKGLRYGENPDQPAALYEPVEGHLEIGGVKFIGAGQGLVSALTEEHMLQAGKHPGKTNLTDVDNALNILQYLSQKPAALILKHNNPCGAAWTDEGVSVALKRAFEADRIAAFGGAVVVNRTLDLATAELINSVYFEVVAAPDFDTDALAELKKKKNLRILQIPGISELEKLVQQPFLDIKSLSDGGMVLQFSFRNALLKTDDFIPAQAEKDGNVFLARTPSKQEAEDLLFAWAVEAGVTSNSVLFVRDGVTTAIGTGEQDRVGCVLLATTKAYIKYADLLSSKELGMSLFELKLAAIKDPEMKAQLTDIEKRTEEARGGLPGSVVVSDGFFPFRDGVDLCIDQGVTAIAQPGGSIRDSEVIAAVNEASPQVAMVFTGQRSFKH
- a CDS encoding SemiSWEET family sugar transporter — its product is MFADFYHERVVSVSGPGYTIGMTRETMELIGIVAGFCTTASFLPQVIRTWKSRSVDDISLKMYMLFCVGVLLWLLYGFLIGSLSVILANSVTLFLAGAVLVMKVRFDRER